The Kwoniella newhampshirensis strain CBS 13917 chromosome 11, whole genome shotgun sequence DNA segment ctcctctctttccatcAATGTTTGCAAAATCGAACTGGCGATATCACCATTGCCCGAACCGACAAAGACGAAACCAAGCGCAAGTGCAGCCATAGCAGCGACCTCCATTGTGTTGGTCTCGTCCGCGACGTGCGGTAAGAGCTTCTCAGCCAAATCTTGTCGACAAGATCCAGCGTAGGCAATACCGAGACCGTTGATCGCACTGACCTTCAGAGGTGTCGACTTGCTGTCAACGTACTCTTCCAGCAGAGCGTAGGCCACATCGGTGTCCGATCGTATACCAGCATGGACAATGCCAGTGGCGAGGAAGGCACCTGCTTTGATGTGCTCTTCCGCCGAGTATGAATACTTATCGATATGGTGGATACCAGCTTCCGAGTCCCAGAGTACACTCATACCGATAGAGGCAGTAGCGCTCATCATACCATGCTCCTTGTTCTTGTAGATCCAGCTTTGACCCTCAGCAGCGTTGACCATTAGTTTGTCGTTACCGAATCCAGCGTTCACAAAGGCGTTGACGAAAGTGGAAGCAAGATTCTGCCGGGCTGAGTCAGCAGGGGCAGTGACACGTGTGGTCTCCGTGTGGGATTTGTAGATGTCCTCCACAGCGCGAGGCTCCTCGACACCGACAGCTTTGCCGAAGTTTCGGAAATGACTAGAAAGCTTGACGTTGCCGAGACACTCCAacacatcttcctccagctcGGGTGGTGGgttctcctcctcggtctCCGGTCCGTCCGCAGTGTGAACCCAGTGTAACGGCGTTTGTGCTCGGGCAAGGAAATACGCAAGTTGTTTTTTCATGACCCTATGTGcttcgtcagcttgaacATTATCTTGCTTGAGAGACTCACGGGTTTGTAGGCGCCTCAAAGTACTTTCGGACAAGAGTAGGACTGTTGAGTCGGACAGCAAGCGCGATAGCTTCGGAATAACGGTCGTATTTGGAGTAGATGACGGAAGCGGTCTCCAGGAATGCTGAGTCGTCTGGAGGAACCAAAAGAGGGACACAACTGCAGCATGAAAGTACAGTCAGCGCTCTCCATAGAGATGGAATGACGCAAGTAGAGgtctcgactcacctgaccATATATCTACAGACTCTCTCGAAGGTCTTGTCATCGACCAACTCTATGATCGCTTCAATATTCTCTAACTCTAATAAAAGATCCACGGCATCTGCCTCTGCATTGTGTTTCAAAAAGAACGCCACCAACTCCACAGCTAACGATCGAAGTTGCTCCGTGGTGTATTTCACCTCTGGTTTCAGCTCTTCCCCGTCTGTCCCACTAGTCGAAGAAGCAACGAGTGGTTCAGATTCCGCAAATGTGGTTGCGTATTCTTCACCAAGTTCGGCGGATAAATGTCGGACGTATTCGTGTCCCCACAGACCTGGTGCTTCGGTAGATTCGGAGAGCAGTCGATAGTGGAGTGTTTCACGCTTGCCTGTGTCCGAATAGGTCATGGCGAGCACAGAAAGGATGGCAGCGAGGAGTGACTATTCATCGCCAAATCGATCAGTAAGAATGGCCTCCAGAACGCGACACCGAGGCTGGATAAAGCTCACTCGTTGTTCCTTCAAACTCTCATCCCAGCTATCTCGAATCTgacccatctcctcatAAAACGGTCTCAAGAACTTCAGAGGTTTCGGAACTGATGTCATGGAGCTTGTGGAGGTTCTGATCAATGTTCGAAGTGATTCTAATGCGGGCAGATAGAGGTTGGTATCGGATTCCTGATTGATTTCGAAACATCATATCAGTCACCATTGAGCTAGCCATTACTTTCAAAACTATTGCGAGAATCGGAAAGCTCACTTTCAATCGTTGAACGAGCATCTCCAGCTCTGCCTTTAATTGcatatcctcctcactctgTTACAAATCAACGTATTAATGTCGTCGGTATCGTATACACCGCAGAATGGCTCCCAGAGGCTCGCAACGTACCATATCAGTGAGCTCATCTTTGCCATCATCTTTGCCCTTTCCCTTCAAATCGCCGTTGGCCTTGGGCTTGTCAGCATCCTTGGGCTCCGGATCTCTGGAAGGGACAGCAATGTCGAATGTAGGTCGATCGCCGTCGGACATTTTTCAGCTTTGGGCTCTGGCGAGAAGCGAGTATATAATAGGTCTAGCAGATATGTCTTTCTTCACAAAAGGATAGTCTTCGATATTAGGGTGAGGGGGCCAAATGAGGTCTgaagtgaagaggaaggtaGGTTTACAGAGATGCAAGTAGAGTGAATGACGATTGAGCCAACTATCATCAACGAACGAACGCGCGTCTTGAAGCTATCCAGGAACGTGGCGGTATCGGGATTTTGCTGAATGTGGCACTGATCATACCTGGTATGATCTGTCTGCTGTgtacgaagaagagattcGAATGCATGCAGCCCAAGAAGACCTCTCTCATCTACTCAGAATCATATGCTCAAACTGATCTAGGCGGCAGCAGTAGCAGCGGCCTGCGTCTTACTCTTAGGTCGCGGGTCGATCTTCCTGGTAGGATCTTGGAAGTACGCGAGAGATTCGTCAGTCACGACAGCTCGGTTCTGCGATGAACCATGTCGTCAGCTAGACTTTTCTGCAATGGTGAAGTGTTACAAGCAAATTCACCTTCTGGAATTCAGCCACAACCTCCTGGAGTTTGTCGATACAAGCCTGCTTCATCTCGCTGGTACTAAGTGTGCCCGCTCGATATTCCTACCCCAGTTCATCAGCGATGGCGATCGGGGATATGACGTGTCGTTGCTCGTCGCTTACCTTCGCCAgactctccatcttcgcatcgtcttcctcgaagAAACTCAAGTACTGATAAGCGATGTCGACGTCGGGGTTTCCTCCATTCTTCTTGTGGTCCTCTTGAGTGGCCCCACCTCCAGAGTATGCATGggacttgatcttcttggcgatcttcttcgcgtCATCCGTCACAAAGATGGCAGTGTTCTCCTTGGAAGCGGACATTTTGGTGCCGGCACCTTGAAGGGCAGGAAGGAATTTGGCGTGTATCAGTGCGGGCTTCTTGTATTGCAGGCGATCAGCAGCGTCACGAGTGACAAGGAACTGCATggatcatcagcttcttgtGCATAAATCTGATTAGTAACAAAAAGCTCACATATGGGTCCTGATCAATGGCACAAGGAATCAAAGCTGGGATATCGTCTCGAGTGCCGAAGATTTGCGGGAAGGAATTGCAGAACGAAGGTGTCGCTTGGATAGCGGCAAAGTGGAACATGCCAACATTATCACTGACAAGTTTGGGTCAGCCTGAGTAGATCGTAAGCGTGAGTGAAAAAACCACTCACGACTCAGTGAAACCGAAAACGTTTCTGCTCTGACTTTGAGTTATACACTTAGCCATAAGGGTGACGTTCTCGTAGAAAGTTCCGCTAAGGAGACGGTCAGCCAATCAAATTATCACAGAAGGTATCTTTAACGTACCCCATGTGCGAAagattggagaagatgaatgTCTTCTCTGGGTTGAAACCGCAAGCAATGACTTCTTTCATGTTGTCTTGACCCATCTTTTTGTAATATCGCAGGAGTTCAATTggcttcttcgccttgaTCGTCTTCATGAGTTCGACTTGTTTCTTGACGTCTCTCTCGAGTAGGTATTTCTCGTCATCTTAGTCTCACGTCAGTCACAGACAAGGGTGTGCGATATAGATGATGGCCCCAGAAGACGATAAATCTGAACTCACCTGTGATCTGAATGACCAGAGGGACGTCAAACACCCGTTGCAACCAGCTGTGTACCATTCAGCCGATATGAGACACTCTCTTGATCAAAGGCAGCTTACGCAGTGAACATGAACGGAATCAAGTGACCCATGTGCATGGAACCGGTACTGGGACCTCGTCCTGTGTAGAGATAGAACGGTTGACCCTTCTCGTACCGATcaaggatgatgttgagatCTCTGTAGAATTGATCAGAATGATTCTCGACGGTCGGACAAAGACGTTAAGCACGATATGATAACTTACCGGTGAGAGTAGAAAGTTCCACGTCGTAATAGAGGATGAGGCTTGTGACCCGTTAATCGCTCAAATCGGTCCAAAAGTCcttgatcgatcagagTAGCTCCGAATCGCTTCGTCAACTTCTCGTAATCACTATATACACCGTTGTCAGCTGGGTTATTGTAGCCCGAGGAGGGAATTTGAAGCTTACATGCCAAGCGATTTCCCTTCCGAATCAACTCCTCCCTCAACATCGAACGGGGTGACCTTTTGTTCTTTGGCGACGTCATGACCTGAGGATGTAGAAGTAGAGGGCTCGACGGTCTCCTTGATTGTAGGCTCTTTTGGTAAGGCTGACTCGCTACAAAGGCACAAAGATTGGCATCTTTCAgttcgatctcgacctaTTCCTGTCGCGATGTCAGAAGGCCGTGACTCACGCCCTGCTTGCATGTCTAGAATGACTCATCCGAACGGGCTCCTTGACCGCTTCCGGCACTTGATAGTCTTCTCCGAGCTTAAGTTTCTCCCACTCGTCTGGGTTGACCCCCTGTCTGCCTTCGCCTTGACTGGTCTCTTTGGCAGCCGCActttcaccttcatcaGGACCGAAGATCCTCTCTGGTTGAGGCAACTTCATCTGCGCCAATCGCTCCGACAACTGTTCTGACATGGATTCAGACCTCGCTTTATGACGGGCGACAACGATGGCTTCTGGTTCTGGACCCGAGATATCACCGGTATCGTCTGTTCCGGCAGACAAGGGCGACAAGGCGCTGGTGGTTGGTGGCGCGGTACTGGCGGTATTGGGCTCGGATGGAGATTTGGCAGAGCTGGGAAGAGATAACTTTAAATTGGTAGGTGCTGGGAGGTCGAGCTTGGAGAGCTGTGTGGCAATTGAACCGGGTGTCATGGCACCTGATTTGGAAGGTTGATCAGGCGTGAGGGACGACATTTTGTTGCTCGTCGTTGATGCGGCAGCTGTCGCTGATACTGCTTTCGCTACGTTGGGCTTGGCTGCGAGATGTGGTGGAGTGCTACTGATGAAGGCCTTGAGGAGGCGAGACCTAGGGATCATATAGTGTTGGTAGAGAATAACACGAGATAGCGAGTCGATGAGAGACCTGGTTTATTGATGCGATGCGAGCGTCGGTTCAGATGGTGGTTGTGAGGTAATGACGTGTATTAAATTTGCTCGGGTGCGCGTGGCCCCGACGCGATTGTTATCACTTCACTCTGACTCACTGGCACTGCAACGTTGAACGACCGATCATTGACGCATGCTCTGAACCATCTTACCTTGGGCCATCCGACCTGCAAGAAACCAGCTGTGGAGATCAGACCAAGCAGAGAACGTCGGCACCATGTTCTCATCAGAGATAGCGCGGTTCAGGAAGCTCGGGATACaaggggtgagtgaggttGTATGAATCGCTCGTATTATCTACCTTGTCCTGCCAAATGTACCCAGTGTATGACAATCGCTGACGAACAatctctcccctctctACGATCTGATACAATGCTTGTCTACCTCAACCTCCAACGCGCAACGTAAAAAACTCTCTACACTCGCCTTTCCTGTCCACAGCTCCTGTTCCAAGCGCTCAACTTCCTCACTGTCGTCGCATCCGGTCTAATGATGTGGAAAGGTCTGTGCTTGTTCACCAACTCAGAATCACCGATCGTGGTCGTCCTCTCGTGAGCTAGCccattctcttcctcataGCTGAGAGGCTTGTGGCTGACGCCGTTGTTGTGCTTAGAGGGTCCATGGAACCTGCTTTCTATCGAGGCGATATCTTGTTTCTGACGAACCCTGCGGATGTACCGTATGAAGTGGGGGACATCACGGTGTATAAGATGTGAGTCGAGTTGTATCAATCTCTACGTAATCACTCGACGACTGTCTCTTTTCTCGCTGGACAGGAAGCTGTCTCCGCGTAGAACGCTGACCTTTGGCTCAGACCAGGAGGGGATATCCCAATCGTACATCGAGTCATCGAATCTCACATCACGTCAGTCGACCTTGTTCATCTTGTCGTCCGCACAAGTGCGGGAGAAAACTGATATATGAGTATAGAAATACGACGCAGTTTTTGCTCACAAAAGGAGACAATAACGACGGGGACGATATCATGCTTTATGGCGGCATTCAATGGCTGGAACGCAAACATATCATCGGCAAGGTCAGAGGGTCAGTCTTTCTGGTGTCCGCATCCTTGTGATACACGACACAAGCTGACTGTGCATGCCGTGTCAGGTTCCTTCCATATGTGGGATATGTTACGATAGCTATGGTGAGCACGACCTTCCCGTCGCCGCTGTGATGACGTGGAAGATCAGCTGATATCTTGTGCCAATTCAACAGAACGACTTCCCTCAACTGAAGTATGCATTGTTAGGAGTGGTGGGCTTGTTTCTATTGATACAGAAAGAGCAGTAGAGAGCGCTCTGTTGTATGCATATGTTCCCGATGATAGAAATGTACAAAAATTGGAACCTCTTGGATACAGTCTATCGATTGCGGGGCCAAGTGCTTAATTGCGGATTAGGAGATTAGGATTCAAGTCACACGTCGCGTTTGACAGTTGATGTTGTTCTTCGTCCATTCCCTCTCCACAGCTATCTCAATTGCGCTCATACATACCGCTCCGGCTTTTCTGACAGACGGGTATATAGCATCCAGCACTACATCGAGCAGTCCCACGTGCCTGGCAACAGCTCTCTCGACTGCACACCTCAAGCTACTCCTGTCCCTCTATCATCCTCGACTTCGTCGCTCTGATCTTCCATCGACAAAATGCCTAGGTGAGCTAACCCAACACTCTTTGTATTCGAGTCTCACGAGCTGACGTCTCTCGGGATTGCGTAGCGCATCGGACCAAACGCTCGAGAATCAAAACGACGAAGAGTTGAATTCCTTACACAGTAAAATCAAATCATTACGATCAGTATGTGTCCCCTCGTTTCGTGCGAAACCCGAGCAATCGGGACTCGTTTCTGGTATTGGCAATCTGCTGACTCTCATCGGTCTGAACAGGTCACTATTGATATTCTGGACGATGCGAACCGACAAAACGATCAGGTATGTTCTGGTCTGGGCCCGACTATGAGGTCTGGACAGTAGAGAAGATCCGTGCTGACATCTCACTGCCTTCACACAGCTTGACCGAACGGTATGTTCTCCTCGTGCTCCTTCGTTCAACCAACCACCTGTCCTTGCTGACCGTTTAAAattctcttctctcctctcctccgttCTATGACCTGCTCACCCGCCTCCGCGTCTACAGACAAATTCCTTCTCTGCATtcgcttcctctctcttttctaCATCACGCCATCACTCACGTTCCGTCGCCGCGACGTCTACTCTCCGCCAATATCGCATGATAGCCTATATAGTTGGAGCATTGGTCGTACTCTGGTTGATCATGAGAGTCTGGAGGAGTGGTCCGAGTTCGggaggtggcggtggcggtggacTGAGCGGAGAAGAGTATTGAGGGTTCTGGATCATTTAGGACAAACAGACGGGAGGAATACGGTTTCACGTTGTATTTGTAAACATATGAAGGAATGGACCGCTCTTGCTTTCATGCTACTTCACTGCGTTACATTGCATAGCCATTGTGAGCTTCGATCGCAAGCATACAAGGGCCTAGACTTGCAATTGGGCGGGTGTCGGTATATCGTCCAGCCGGCGGCCACCGAAGTCGCACACGTCAACACGACAGACGAGGAAAACGTAGATCAGCTTTGACGCCAAGAGACACACGCATCTCTCCGAAAAAGTCTGGAACCCACAGCTACCACTCGAAAACTTTCATATAAGTATTCGCAACCTCCTTTCATTAGTTGTACAACACGTTCTCACCCAGATCTACTTGAAGCTTTCATCCAAATGCTCTCGTTGCGAGGATTGCGCCGGAAAGGTATTGTGATTTCGACTagatgagatcgagctCAAGAGCGACGAGCTTTGCGGATTTAGCAGTGAGTTGCGTCATTCCAACCGTGTGGAGGATGTCCACCGTACCACTTTCTATACCCACAACCCAATCCTCACTTTGAAATCCCATTCGTCTCTGTCTGGAGTGTCATCCATCAAGACGACATTGACACCGTACCTCGCTATGACCCGTCCCCAAGCTTGATACTGACCCCCATCTAGGACTTGCTGGGGTTTGGATCAAGCAAATCTTTGAGCCGATCAGGGGCTATTATCCCACGACCAAAGTCGTCATTGGAACTACATCAtacgggtgagtgggtcTGCAGTACATATGCATTCCTCATGGCACCCTGCGGTCCTTACTATTTACTCGTTGAGACAGTCGTCATGACGTTAGACCGCATGTCGATCCCTCTTTGCTTTCCGCGAGAATATTCAACGATGCGGAGCGACTGACACTTGTACATCTCCTCAGCCGAGACTCGCCGACGTAAACTCACGTCCCACCTCCCAACATCTATCATCATCCGCATCTTATCCTTCTCTACCATTCCGACCCTCGCCCAATGTATTACCGTGTCccgactcttcttccatctggCAGGCACGTTCCTCTACTCCTCTCTGACCCTGTCCTCAACAAACTTTCGACCTCTGCTCGATGGATCTGGGGTAGTACACGAGGCTGTCACAGGCAAGGTTGCcgttggaaggaggaggttcAAGGACCGATTGTTGAAGTTTACGGGCGACGTCACGCTGCTCTCTCAcggcgatgacgatgacgacgaggatggagaagatggcgTTGAGATCTGGGAATGTCCACCGGTCTCATTGAAGGTCTTGACGCCCAGACTCAAAACCCTTCGGATAATCCTCGCGGACGAATTCGATTATCACCTCACGTTCTGTCCTCGATACCCGCATCACTGTCCCCTCTTACTGGATCTGGACCATGTAGTCGACCGACTGATTGTCCTCGGCGCGAGAAGTCCGCTCGTTGTTCTCCCCACAGCATTTCCAACCTATACTTCCTCGACTCCGACCACTCCCACTTCGGCTTCGCTGTCGAACAAGGATGACCTGAGAATGAACATGGATATGGATCGTACTCTCACTCGATCTCCACCACTAACATCAACGACACCACGACCATCATCACGTAACGGTGGCGGAAGACATGGATCATCGCATAACGGAGCAGTCCGTTATAGATCAGCGTTACCGCGAGGACTTTCCGAGTTGTTCATCGTTCTTCCTACAGGACTATCGTACGATGCCAAAGACTATtcagaccatcatcatgctTTCCACAAACGCAAGActctcgacgatctccaacgactcaccatcatcttctccgtgCCTAATCCGTACAAGCCTTGGCAAACCGCTTATTACGACAGTCGTCAAGATCCAAACTGGACCTCGTACCTGAACCTGTGCGAAGATCTCGCGGAGACTTGTCTGGCCGTCCCGGACGAGACGAAAGTGATAGTTGTGGGAGTGGAGAATATGGATGGGGAATTGTTGAACATGGGTGTCGgggtgatgagagagggTAAGCGGAAAGTGGGGCAGATTATGGAAGAAagggtgaggagaaggatggaagtcAGGTTGAGggcgaagggaagagaagaagaagtggggaggaggaatgatAGTGTGCTGTTCATGGATCTGGCAGAGTGGATGAGGTCTGAAGGGCAGCAGATTTTGGGTGAGGAAGCGCACCAGTGGATGGCATGGTGAACAGGTCGACTCGAACGCGTCGAGCATATCCGGGACATGGGGGTTCCAGCAATATGATCTGGCACAAGGTCATGCGTGTGGGAACACTTCTTCCTTAGAGGCTAGATCACGACATGACGAATGGCATCGGACATTGGCGAAACGGTCAAACGTAAATGAGGAGTGTctgtatatatatatatcgATTGTGAGCTGTTTGTATATAGAGAACCAAAATATGTTTACTCTGGAAGTAGGGTCAGGTCAATACGTTCTCTGGATCCTTTGCTTGCGAAGCTTCAAGTGCGTTCCAACAGGTTTCCGTGCCAGCTGATTATCTTTGCAGATATAACATTTAGACAAGTAGCATAACATCAAACATCGAACTCAGACCGAGCTCTGACAGCTTTTTTCTAGCCTGACTGCTGTATACACCTATAATTCACCCGTCGCACTTGTCGTTCTCTGAAGATGTCACACGCGGCGAGCGGTGCTTCGATACAGTCTTCAGTGTTCCCAACCCGTACACGAAAGCTTCGATATCGATTGACGTCCCCTTCCAGCCATTTCTCCGCGACCAACATTCCACCTCACTTGgtcttctcgttctccaacacctctttctgcttctccaaCTCCCCTCTGTACCAGGTCGTCCATCTGTTCATCCCGTCATCCAAGCCGACAATGGGATGGTAACCCAACAATCTCCTCGCTTTCTCGATATCATAATATCTCTGCTGAGTCGCTTGACTGACTCTGAATCTCGTGAAGCCCGGTTCCTTTCCTGAGAACTTGGAAAACATCTCTGCCAGAGTGGCCAGGATCAGACCGATCGCCGTTGAAAGGACGATAGTATACGATGGGACATGACCGAGTTGTCTCCATACTGTCCTTGCAAAGTCCCAGAAATAGATCGGTTCTCCAttggtgatgaagaacgcTTGACCGGCAATTTCGATACCGCCCGACTCGTCTTCCTTGCTCGATTCGACGGCGAAATggtccatcttcgtcctcagGACGGGTCTCAGATCCGATTCGTCCACCTGATCACTTTCGAACTTCCTAGCAGCGAGCAGGTCCGCCTCGGTAGGGGAGGTGTTGGGTCCGATAGGTCTCGCTTGAGAGGTAGGGATACGATGTTGGCCCAACGAGATgtcgatggaggagatgggatcCCTCAACGAGGAATAAGGATAGGTTGTACCGAGTTTAT contains these protein-coding regions:
- a CDS encoding signal peptidase I, translating into MFSSEIARFRKLGIQGLLFQALNFLTVVASGLMMWKGLCLFTNSESPIVVVLSGSMEPAFYRGDILFLTNPADVPYEVGDITVYKIPGGDIPIVHRVIESHITNTTQFLLTKGDNNDGDDIMLYGGIQWLERKHIIGKVRGFLPYVGYVTIAMNDFPQLKYALLGVVGLFLLIQKEQ
- a CDS encoding tryptophan-tRNA ligase encodes the protein MSSLTPDQPSKSGAMTPGSIATQLSKLDLPAPTNLKLSLPSSAKSPSEPNTASTAPPTTSALSPLSAGTDDTGDISGPEPEAIVVARHKARSESMSEQLSERLAQMKLPQPERIFGPDEGESAAAKETSQGEGRQGVNPDEWEKLKLGEDYQVPEAVKEPVRMSHSRHASRAESALPKEPTIKETVEPSTSTSSGHDVAKEQKVTPFDVEGGVDSEGKSLGIDYEKLTKRFGATLIDQGLLDRFERLTGHKPHPLLRRGTFYSHRDLNIILDRYEKGQPFYLYTGRGPSTGSMHMGHLIPFMFTAWLQRVFDVPLVIQITDDEKYLLERDVKKQVELMKTIKAKKPIELLRYYKKMGQDNMKEVIACGFNPEKTFIFSNLSHMGGTFYENVTLMAKCITQSQSRNVFGFTESDNVGMFHFAAIQATPSFCNSFPQIFGTRDDIPALIPCAIDQDPYFLVTRDAADRLQYKKPALIHAKFLPALQGAGTKMSASKENTAIFVTDDAKKIAKKIKSHAYSGGGATQEDHKKNGGNPDVDIAYQYLSFFEEDDAKMESLAKEYRAGTLSTSEMKQACIDKLQEVVAEFQKNRAVVTDESLAYFQDPTRKIDPRPKSKTQAAATAAA